The sequence ATCGCCGCATAGGAGATAATCCCCAGCGCAATCCCCGATGCAATAGAGAAGGTCAGCGGCATTAAGATACACACAACCACCACAGGCGCGGCTTCGGTTAAATCTTCCCACTCAACATGCACAAGGCCAGACATCATTAAAATAGCCACATAAAACAGGGTACCCGCTGTTGCATAGGCCGGGATCATCCCCGCCAATGGCGATAGGAACAATGCAGCAATAAACAATAACCCTACCACCACAGCGGTTAATCCTGTACGCCCTCCCGCACTCACTCCCGCGGTACTTTCGATATAGCTTGTCGTGGTGGAAGTACCACAAGCAGCCCCTGCAATGGTAGCTAAACTGTCTGCGGTCAAAGCACGATTTAAACGTGGTAAACGACCTTTCTCATCGAGAAAACCACCGCGTTGGGCAACCGCCACTAAGGTGCCTGATGTATCAAATAAATCCACAAACAAGAAGGCAAACACGACTGATAGCATCGTGACTTCAAAAACTTGGGATAAATCCATCTTCATAAAGGTTGGGGCAATTGAAGGCGGCATAGACACTATGCCGTTGTAATGCACATCACCAAAGATCAATCCAAGTCCGGTGATAATTAAGATACTTAAAATTACCGCCGACTTCATTCCCCTTTGCACCATGGCAATAATCAGGAAAAAGCCCAATACCGCCATTACGGCCGGAAAAGCAGTAATATCACCCATAGTGACTAAGGTCGCAGGATTAGCAACAACAATGCCCGCACTTTTAAGACCAATCAGCGCAAGAAATAAACCAATACCAGCGGCAATACCTAGGCGTAACGACACGGGAATGCTGTTAACAATCCATTCACGAATACGCACTAAGGACAAGATTAAAAAGCAAATTCCCGATAGGAACACGGCACCTAAGGCTGTCTCCCAGCTATAACCCATTTCACCCACAACCGTGTAAGTGAAAAAGGCGTTAAGCCCCATTCCCGGTGCTAATGCAATCGGATAATTAGCCATTAATCCCATGACTAAACAACCAATTGCTGCTGCAAGGCAGGTGGCAACAAATACTGCCCCGTGGTCCATGCCTGCATCGGCTAACATCATTGGATTGACAAAAATGATGTAGGCCATCGTCATAAATGTGGTTAAACCTGCAATAGCTTCCTGCTTGAGGCTCGTTTGATTTTGTTTTAGTTTGAACAGCTTTTCTAACATGGAACTGGGTTCCTTTTATTTTAAGTAGGTAGGGTATTTAAATGTAAGGAATATGTAGCGCGATTACATTTGCGGCAGATTATAAGGAGTTTAGGCTGGTCAGGCCACAAGATTGGCGAGGAATAGTTAACTCCATCAATAGCGGAGAAATAATACATAAGTATGAAGTAATGGCTCACAACGCCTGATTATCGATAGTGGCGACGCCAATAATCTCGGCGATCTCCGCTAAATGGGTATCGACCCATGCACTGCTGATCGGTCCCCAAGTGAGGATGCGATAATAACCCGCGTTGTTGCGACTCCCTTCCTGTATAAATTCAACGCGGATACCAATATCCTCAAAGGCAGCAATAGCATCCTGCAATGTACGGCGCGGCATTCCAGTTAACTTGTTGAGAGATAATAAATTATGACGCTCGTCATCCATTAAATGTGCGAGATATAACTTACGTAGAAAGGCTTTATTTTGCTTTGAAACCGCTGGCGATACGGATGCTGACACTGGCATAGGATGACCTGTCGAGATGTAAAAGTAATTATCATCAAAACTACTTTATATTCAGTTAATAACGCAATAGCCAGTCCTAAATAGTTGGCATTAAATATAGCCAGATCACACAGTGCAATACTGCGGATTAATTTGAATAAAACAACTTGTATTTTCCCCCTGATAGCTGTTATTTCTAGTCTCAGACGTTGATACCCAAACAACCTAAAAATACGAATACTTTGAGTTTGAGGTTGAGGTTGTTTGAGTATAGATAAACTACACTTACTCATGTGAGTCATCGATTGGCTTAGCGAGTCTCAATCCCAGCTGCGAGAGTCCGTGGAGGCATAGGTGATAATGACACTTGATAAAGACAAACCTCATCACTCAGGCATTCGATATAACCACTATAAATTGATGGGGTTAATGGCGCTTTGCAGTTACCAAACCGGCAATACAGCCGAACTGAGTATTGGTGTTAGCCTCTCTATTCCTCCTTATGTTATTCAAGAAACTAACAGTGGACTCGAACTCG is a genomic window of Shewanella putrefaciens containing:
- a CDS encoding NCS2 family permease, with product MLEKLFKLKQNQTSLKQEAIAGLTTFMTMAYIIFVNPMMLADAGMDHGAVFVATCLAAAIGCLVMGLMANYPIALAPGMGLNAFFTYTVVGEMGYSWETALGAVFLSGICFLILSLVRIREWIVNSIPVSLRLGIAAGIGLFLALIGLKSAGIVVANPATLVTMGDITAFPAVMAVLGFFLIIAMVQRGMKSAVILSILIITGLGLIFGDVHYNGIVSMPPSIAPTFMKMDLSQVFEVTMLSVVFAFLFVDLFDTSGTLVAVAQRGGFLDEKGRLPRLNRALTADSLATIAGAACGTSTTTSYIESTAGVSAGGRTGLTAVVVGLLFIAALFLSPLAGMIPAYATAGTLFYVAILMMSGLVHVEWEDLTEAAPVVVVCILMPLTFSIASGIALGIISYAAIKILTGRFSDLNVGIIVLAALFVAKFVYA
- a CDS encoding winged helix-turn-helix domain-containing protein, translated to MPVSASVSPAVSKQNKAFLRKLYLAHLMDDERHNLLSLNKLTGMPRRTLQDAIAAFEDIGIRVEFIQEGSRNNAGYYRILTWGPISSAWVDTHLAEIAEIIGVATIDNQAL